The genomic segment TGCATCGAGTGCTTCTTTACGCCCTGACTCCCAGGTGGCAACGGCCGCATTTGCATAGCTGTCCATGAACACCTGCTCGCGCGCCGGCACCGAGGCCTTCTGCGCAATCTCACTGGTGACCCAGGCAGTGGTGAAAATCACAAGAATGGTCGCGAGCCAGAAAGAGATAAAAATTTTCCAGTAAAGACCAATGGTCGGGCTACGCATTGAGCATGTATCCAAAGCCGCGGACGGTTTTTATCCAGGTTTCAGCGTGTGCATTGTCACCGAGTTTGGTGCGAAGATTACTGATATGCACATCAATGCTTCTATCATACGCTGTGTATCGCCGCCCAAGCGCGTGTTCAGTCAGTTCTTCCTTCGAATACGCTTGTCCCCGGGATTTGGCGAGCATTTCAAGGATATTGTACTCGGCGTTGGTCAATTCGAGCGAGACACCGCCAAGGCGTACTTCGCGCCGTGCGCTGTCAATGCTCAGGTCGCCGATTTCAATCAGTGGTCGTGCGGTCGGTGCCTTCTGACTGCGCCTCAGAATGGCGCGCAGGCGTGCGATAAGTTCACGCGGGTTGCACGGTTTTGGCATGTAATCGTCCGCACCAATTTCAAGTCCTACAATACGGTCGATGTCATCGCCGCGCGCGGTGAGCATCAATACCGGTGTATCCTGTTGTTCACGGATGGCCTTCAAGACTTCAAAACCGTTGCGTTTGGGCAGCATCACATCCAGAATAATGGCATCAAGGCGCTGATTGA from the Legionella geestiana genome contains:
- the cpxR gene encoding two-component system response regulator CpxR, coding for MTVHILLVDDDTELCDLLQQYLESEGFAVQCAHDGEQAIKRALNQRLDAIILDVMLPKRNGFEVLKAIREQQDTPVLMLTARGDDIDRIVGLEIGADDYMPKPCNPRELIARLRAILRRSQKAPTARPLIEIGDLSIDSARREVRLGGVSLELTNAEYNILEMLAKSRGQAYSKEELTEHALGRRYTAYDRSIDVHISNLRTKLGDNAHAETWIKTVRGFGYMLNA